AGGGGAACAAAGGACCGCCATTCCCGGCGGCCCTTCTTCATTTCTTATTCGTGCTCCGCGTCCGCATCTTCTGCCGATGCCTTTTTGCGCAAACGCATCCGCGCGCGGGCCGACATGCCCACCCCGATAAAACTGAACGCGGTCAGCACCACAAAGGCGATGTGCATGGCGACCACGAAAGCCGGAGCAGTGTCCTGATTCAGGGCTTTCGGGCCAACGACAAGGGCCAGGACCCCGCTGATGAACACGAGACTGACGGTCATGCCCGTGGTCCGCATCCCGGCCACCACGGCTGAGGCCACGCCGTAATATTCCTTTGTCACGGCACCCATGATGACCGCCATGTTGGCGGTGGCAAAAATGGCGCTGCCCGCACCGCACAGGGCCAGTATGCAGGCGACGTACGGCAACGAGGCGCTGTCTCCGAGGAACATGGCCCCCCCAAGGGCCAGGGTGGCCAGGCACATGCCCAGCGTGGCCACGTGATGGGCCGGCCAGCGCTCGCACCATTTGCCGCTGATCAGGGAAAAAACCACCTGCATGACCGGCTGGGCCATGAGGATGAAACCGGCCTCGCTCGCGGTCATGCCCCTGGCGACCTGCAAATAGAGCGAGAGCAGAAACGTGATGCCGAATGTCGCGGCATAGCTGATGAACTGCACCGCGCTGCCCAGGGAAAACGACGGATTGTCAGAGAACAGCACCATATCCAGCAACGGGGCCTTGGCATGTTTTTCCCAGAGGACGAAGCTCGCCAGCGACAGCAGGCCGCCTGCCAGCATCAGCTTGCCGCTCAGGTCATGCAGGTGCGAACCGCCCTGCGAAAGCAGGATCATGCCTATGGCGACGAAAATGGCCCCGCCCCAATCGAACTTCACGCCCCGGGTGAAAACGGGCCGGACCGACAGCGTCTTGAGGGCGAGCAGCAAGGCCAGGGCGCACGGAATGGCTCCGGCATAGAAAATCCAGCGCCATCCCCAATGGGTGACGATCATCCCGCCCAGCCATGGCCCGGCCGACAGGCCCAGATACACCCCTGCCGAGGCTATGCCCAGTGCCCTGGCCCGTCCCGGCCCCGGATACAGGTCTGCAAGGATGGCCAGGCCGGTGGTGACCATCATGGCTCCGCCTCCGCCCTGGAAGACGCGCAAGGCAATGAACTGGGTAATGCTCTGGCACAGGGGAAGCACGGAACTGACCGCCGTGAACAGGGCCATGCCAAGGGCGAACGTGGTGCCGCGCCCTATCATGTCCGC
This window of the Pseudodesulfovibrio sp. S3 genome carries:
- a CDS encoding MFS transporter, with translation MAAFDERTTGLWTITISQFALVFMLSAVAVAVPALGQEFGASASQLGLVESGYISAVAMLLFPVTRLADMIGRGTTFALGMALFTAVSSVLPLCQSITQFIALRVFQGGGGAMMVTTGLAILADLYPGPGRARALGIASAGVYLGLSAGPWLGGMIVTHWGWRWIFYAGAIPCALALLLALKTLSVRPVFTRGVKFDWGGAIFVAIGMILLSQGGSHLHDLSGKLMLAGGLLSLASFVLWEKHAKAPLLDMVLFSDNPSFSLGSAVQFISYAATFGITFLLSLYLQVARGMTASEAGFILMAQPVMQVVFSLISGKWCERWPAHHVATLGMCLATLALGGAMFLGDSASLPYVACILALCGAGSAIFATANMAVIMGAVTKEYYGVASAVVAGMRTTGMTVSLVFISGVLALVVGPKALNQDTAPAFVVAMHIAFVVLTAFSFIGVGMSARARMRLRKKASAEDADAEHE